In Sciurus carolinensis chromosome 17, mSciCar1.2, whole genome shotgun sequence, one genomic interval encodes:
- the LOC124969041 gene encoding olfactory receptor 7E24-like, whose protein sequence is MYLITVLGNLLIILAVSSDSHLHTPMYFFLSNLSFTDICFISTTVPKMIMDIQTQSTVISYVGCLTQMSLFAMLVCMDDMLLTVMAYDRFVAICHPLLYPVIMNPRLCGFLVLMSLLFSLFNSLLHNLIILQFTYFKDVEIANFFCDPSQLLNLACSDTFTNNIVIYVIGGIFGFLPISGILFSYYKIVSSILRIPSSKGKYKAFSTCGSHLSVVCLFYGTGIVEYLGTAVSHAPRKGALASVMYTVVSPMLNPFIYSLRNRDIKSSLWRLYSKTV, encoded by the coding sequence atgtacctgatcacagtgcttgggaacctgctcatcatcctggctgtcagctctgactcccacctccacacccccatgtacttcttcctctccaacctctcCTTCACTGACATCTGTTTTATCTCCACTACAGTCCCAAAGATGATCATGGACATCCAGACTCAGAGCACAGTCATCTCGTACGTgggctgcctgacacagatgtctcTGTTTGCCATGTTGGTCTGTATGGATGACATGCTTCTGACTGTCATGGCCTATGATCggtttgtggccatctgtcaccccctgctaTACCCAGTCATTATGAACCCTCGTCTCTGTGGCTTCTTAGTTTTGATGTCTTTATTATTTAGCCTTTTCAACTCTCTGCTACACAATTTGATTATACTACAATTTACCTACTTCAAGGATGTGGAAATCGCTAacttcttctgtgacccttctcaACTCCTCAATCTTGCCTGTTCTGATACCTTTACCAATAACATAGTCATTTATGTTATAGGTGGCATATTTGGCTTTCTTCCCATCTCAGGGAtccttttctcttactataaaattgtttcctcaATTCTGAGGATCCCATCCTCAAAggggaagtacaaagccttctccacctgtgggtctcacctctctgttgtttgcttattttatgggaCAGGCATTGTAGAGTACCTTGGCACAGCTGTATCGCATGCTCCCAGAAAGGGTGCattggcctcagtgatgtacactgtggtcagtcctatgctgaaccccttcatctacagcctgaggaacagggacattaaaagCTCCCTGTGGAGGTTGTACAGCAAGacagtctaa